One Nostoc punctiforme PCC 73102 DNA window includes the following coding sequences:
- a CDS encoding DUF4351 domain-containing protein, producing MTRFIHDQFAKDYLEELLKDYGEVKASEKVSGEIKEIDVLFTPAKQQSSNIQILGLLGRFAENPAIIEPFRNPASTDEICDCILKLLEIKALLRREAKANKTKLQDSEIPKLWVLTPTISETRLSSFVTMQKDGWLSGVHFLPDALRTAIVAIHQLPQTPETLWLRLLGRGSVQSQAIIELQALPLDHPYQKATLELVYNLRENLRVNQELEADDRELIMRLEPLYQRDREQAVQSGEQRLVLRLLNRRIGEIDKSLIERIQGLSIEQLENLGEALLDFSSVADLETWLNQQSI from the coding sequence ATGACGCGTTTCATACATGATCAATTCGCCAAAGACTATCTAGAAGAATTATTAAAAGATTACGGTGAAGTCAAAGCATCGGAAAAAGTCTCAGGAGAGATTAAAGAAATAGATGTTTTATTCACTCCTGCCAAACAACAAAGCTCTAATATACAAATACTGGGTTTGCTAGGAAGATTTGCTGAAAATCCTGCAATAATAGAACCCTTTCGGAATCCAGCTTCTACCGATGAAATCTGCGACTGTATTTTAAAATTATTAGAAATCAAGGCTCTCTTACGACGAGAAGCTAAAGCTAATAAAACCAAACTTCAGGACTCAGAAATTCCCAAATTGTGGGTTCTTACACCTACCATATCTGAAACCAGATTGTCTAGCTTTGTAACTATGCAAAAAGACGGTTGGTTATCAGGAGTACATTTTCTCCCAGATGCCTTACGGACAGCAATTGTAGCAATACACCAACTACCGCAAACACCGGAAACATTATGGTTGAGGCTTTTAGGTAGGGGAAGTGTGCAGTCACAAGCGATTATCGAGTTGCAAGCGTTACCATTAGATCATCCATACCAGAAAGCAACCCTAGAATTAGTTTATAACTTACGCGAAAACTTGAGAGTAAATCAAGAATTAGAAGCAGATGATAGGGAGTTAATTATGCGACTAGAACCACTTTATCAAAGAGACAGAGAACAAGCTGTACAGTCAGGAGAACAACGTCTAGTTTTACGCTTACTCAATCGCCGTATTGGTGAGATTGATAAGTCATTAATTGAGCGAATTCAAGGCTTATCGATTGAACAATTAGAGAATTTAGGAGAAGCATTGCTAGATTTTTCTAGTGTTGCTGATTTAGAAACTTGGTTAAACCAACAATCAATCTAA
- the acnB gene encoding bifunctional aconitate hydratase 2/2-methylisocitrate dehydratase, whose amino-acid sequence MLEQYRKHVAERAALGIPPLPLDAKQTSELCELLKNPPKGQEEILLHLLRDRVSPGVDPAAYVKAGFLTAIAKKEITSPLVSRIEAVQLLGTMIGGYNVQSLIDLLQFPTVSVSDSSETPLVMGGQGKEPIAAYAANALSKILLVYDAYHDVLELSKTNPFAKVVINSWAEAEWFTMRPTVSEAITVTVFKVPGETNTDDLSPAQSATTRPDIPLHALVMLESRQPGSLQTIAELKKKGHPVAYVGDVVGTGSSRKSAINSVLWHMGNDIPFVPNKRAGGYVLGGAIAPIFFNTAEDAGALPIQCDVTKLETGMVITIHPYKGEITNEAGEVISTFALKPDTILDEVRAGGRIPLLIGRTLTDKTRLALGLEHSTVFTRPQQAFDTGKGYSLAQKMVGKACGLTGVRPGTSCEPIITTVGSQDTTGPMTRDELKELACLGFSADLVIQSFCHTAAYPKPVDIQTHHELPDFFASRGGVALRPGDGIIHSWLNRMLLPDTVGTGGDSHTRFPLGISFPAGSGLVAFAAALGVTPLDMPESVLVRFKGELQPGITLRDVVNAIPYVAIQKGLLTVEKQNKKNVFSGRILEIEGLPDLKVEQAFELTDASAERSCAGCTIKLSAETISEYLRSNVALLKNMIARGYHDPRTMLRRVAKMEEWLANPVLLEGDADAEYAEIIEIDLNEIKEPIVAAPNDPDNVKLLSEVANDPVQEVFVGSCMTNIGHYRATAKVLEGAGEVKTRLWIAPPTRMDEHQLKEEGVYSVFGAAGARTEMPGCSLCMGNQARVADGTTVFSTSTRNFNNRMGKDARVYLGSAELAAVCALLGRLPTVQEYLDIVASRIHPFADDLYQYLNFDQILGFEDEGRVIALEDMPRLEDILGMPASSLR is encoded by the coding sequence ATGCTAGAACAATATCGTAAACACGTTGCTGAAAGAGCAGCACTCGGTATTCCCCCTTTACCATTGGATGCGAAGCAAACCTCAGAATTATGTGAATTACTGAAAAATCCGCCAAAGGGTCAAGAGGAGATATTATTACATTTATTGCGCGATCGCGTTTCTCCTGGTGTCGATCCAGCAGCTTATGTCAAAGCCGGATTCCTCACCGCGATTGCCAAGAAGGAAATCACCAGTCCCTTGGTTTCGCGCATAGAAGCAGTGCAATTGCTGGGCACGATGATAGGTGGTTACAATGTGCAATCTTTAATCGATTTGCTGCAATTTCCCACTGTATCCGTCTCAGACTCATCTGAAACACCTTTAGTAATGGGTGGGCAAGGAAAGGAACCCATCGCCGCTTACGCCGCCAACGCCTTAAGCAAAATCCTCTTGGTGTATGACGCTTACCATGATGTTTTAGAGTTATCTAAAACCAATCCTTTCGCCAAGGTAGTAATTAACTCTTGGGCGGAAGCTGAATGGTTTACCATGCGCCCCACTGTCTCAGAAGCGATTACTGTCACCGTTTTTAAAGTTCCTGGTGAAACCAATACCGACGATTTATCCCCCGCCCAAAGCGCCACAACTCGCCCAGATATCCCCTTACACGCCTTGGTAATGTTAGAGTCACGGCAACCAGGAAGTTTACAAACCATTGCCGAATTGAAGAAAAAAGGGCATCCTGTAGCTTACGTGGGAGATGTAGTTGGTACAGGTTCCTCGCGTAAATCTGCCATCAACTCGGTGTTGTGGCACATGGGAAATGATATACCTTTTGTGCCAAACAAACGCGCTGGGGGTTATGTTTTAGGTGGTGCGATCGCGCCAATCTTCTTTAACACAGCAGAAGATGCCGGTGCTTTGCCTATTCAGTGCGATGTCACCAAACTCGAAACCGGCATGGTAATTACCATCCATCCCTACAAAGGCGAAATTACCAACGAAGCAGGCGAAGTTATTTCCACCTTTGCCCTCAAACCTGATACCATCCTCGATGAAGTCCGCGCAGGTGGACGCATCCCCCTACTTATTGGACGTACCCTTACCGATAAAACTCGTCTTGCACTAGGTTTAGAACACAGTACTGTCTTTACCCGTCCCCAGCAAGCCTTTGATACAGGCAAAGGCTACAGCCTAGCACAGAAAATGGTCGGTAAAGCTTGCGGATTAACTGGTGTGCGTCCCGGCACATCTTGCGAACCCATCATTACTACCGTTGGTTCTCAAGATACCACAGGCCCCATGACCCGCGACGAATTAAAAGAACTCGCTTGTCTTGGTTTCAGCGCAGACTTAGTGATACAAAGTTTCTGCCACACAGCAGCTTATCCCAAACCAGTAGACATCCAAACTCATCACGAACTCCCCGATTTCTTTGCTTCTCGTGGCGGTGTCGCTCTCCGTCCCGGTGATGGTATTATCCACTCTTGGTTAAACCGGATGCTGCTACCCGACACTGTGGGAACTGGCGGCGACTCTCACACCCGCTTCCCCTTGGGTATTTCCTTCCCCGCCGGTTCTGGATTGGTAGCTTTTGCAGCCGCCTTGGGTGTCACGCCTTTAGATATGCCAGAGTCAGTTTTGGTAAGATTCAAAGGAGAATTGCAACCAGGTATTACCCTGCGGGATGTTGTGAATGCCATTCCCTACGTAGCAATTCAAAAAGGTTTGCTGACAGTAGAGAAGCAGAACAAAAAAAATGTCTTCTCCGGGCGAATTCTGGAAATAGAAGGTTTGCCAGATTTAAAAGTTGAACAAGCCTTTGAACTCACCGATGCTAGTGCTGAACGTTCTTGTGCCGGATGCACAATTAAGCTGAGTGCAGAGACAATTTCTGAATATCTGCGTTCTAACGTAGCATTGCTGAAAAATATGATCGCACGGGGCTATCACGATCCGCGTACCATGTTACGCCGTGTAGCAAAGATGGAAGAATGGTTAGCAAATCCTGTGTTATTAGAAGGCGATGCCGATGCGGAGTATGCCGAAATAATTGAAATTGATTTGAACGAAATTAAAGAACCAATTGTTGCTGCTCCCAATGACCCCGATAATGTTAAATTATTATCGGAAGTTGCTAACGATCCAGTGCAAGAAGTATTCGTCGGTTCTTGTATGACAAATATTGGTCATTATCGGGCAACAGCGAAAGTTTTGGAAGGTGCAGGTGAAGTAAAAACTCGCTTGTGGATAGCACCACCAACCCGCATGGATGAACACCAATTAAAAGAAGAAGGTGTATACAGCGTCTTTGGGGCTGCGGGTGCTAGAACAGAAATGCCAGGATGCAGTCTGTGCATGGGTAATCAGGCACGAGTTGCTGATGGCACAACAGTATTTTCTACCTCTACCCGCAACTTCAATAATCGCATGGGTAAAGATGCGCGAGTGTATCTTGGTTCAGCAGAATTAGCCGCAGTTTGTGCGCTGCTAGGGCGGCTGCCAACAGTGCAGGAATACTTGGATATTGTGGCGAGTAGAATTCATCCTTTTGCAGATGATTTGTATCAGTATTTGAACTTCGATCAAATCCTTGGTTTTGAGGATGAAGGGCGCGTGATTGCGTTGGAAGATATGCCGAGGCTTGAGGATATTTTGGGTATGCCAGCTAGTAGTTTGCGTTAA
- a CDS encoding DUF3696 domain-containing protein: MAPLTIFTGANSSGKSTIIQSLLLTAQTLQNPVSSRSVILNGHILRIGAFNDIVSNNDESKNIFIGFELTPNVDERESSITTSMRFDIPRRVEALTSIDCSFSFSATGSEKEREIIQLQPRLEESRLKVNFKLVGSPKEEEVYIRRSKKSIKQRLQEYQLLQKSLHKVEVASLEYEVKKLSDLTKARYRRYYRFHAIGQPVGALLNHFLPGKISIVFDSVEEQSRQLVDFLTIREDEDIWFYRTRGISIEEINSLLNESVQFIIINTLKEASEHIYKTESSSSKSFMNNIINLENDFTIQNLSSCYKLPTAKKRTLAQRLAEKYDNILNAVRANRPIDNRVSYFPLPDISELAVDYIQGFFTRFVKYLGPLRDEPKPVYSLTGTTDSKDIGFRGEHTAAVLDVNRNTKVEYIPSNQLKFGSNETITKADFLPIAVLDWLNYMGVASDVQTLDKGKLGHELKVATTGSLLLHDLTHVGVGVSQVLPILVQSLLAEKGSTLIFEQPELHLHPRVQTRLADFFISMTMLKKQCIVETHSEYLINRLRYQAAASEGEEISKNVLIYFVEKQSGESKYRPVKLNKFGVLEDWPKGFFDENEENARAIIKAAMEKRKNESSKQ, translated from the coding sequence ATGGCTCCGCTAACTATATTTACTGGAGCAAACAGTTCGGGGAAAAGTACTATTATTCAAAGTCTTCTCTTAACTGCTCAAACTTTACAAAACCCTGTCTCATCTAGGTCTGTTATATTAAATGGGCATATTTTAAGAATTGGAGCATTCAATGATATTGTCTCAAACAATGATGAATCAAAAAATATTTTCATAGGGTTTGAGCTAACTCCAAATGTAGATGAGCGTGAGAGTTCTATTACAACATCTATGCGTTTTGATATTCCCCGTAGAGTTGAAGCTTTAACATCTATAGATTGCTCTTTTAGCTTTTCAGCAACTGGCTCTGAAAAAGAGAGAGAAATAATACAACTACAACCACGCTTAGAAGAGTCTAGACTTAAAGTAAATTTTAAATTGGTAGGCTCACCTAAAGAAGAAGAAGTTTATATTCGCAGAAGTAAAAAAAGTATAAAACAACGTCTACAAGAATATCAATTATTACAAAAAAGCCTTCACAAAGTAGAGGTTGCATCTTTAGAATATGAAGTTAAGAAGCTAAGTGATTTGACAAAGGCAAGATATCGTCGTTATTATCGTTTTCATGCAATCGGGCAACCAGTAGGGGCATTGCTCAACCACTTCTTACCAGGAAAAATTTCTATTGTTTTCGATTCTGTTGAAGAACAATCAAGACAGTTAGTTGATTTTCTAACTATTCGAGAAGATGAAGATATATGGTTTTATAGAACAAGAGGTATCAGTATAGAAGAGATAAATAGTTTATTAAATGAAAGTGTTCAATTTATTATTATAAATACGCTTAAAGAAGCATCTGAACATATTTATAAGACAGAAAGTTCCAGCAGTAAAAGCTTTATGAACAATATTATAAATCTAGAAAATGACTTTACCATTCAAAACTTATCAAGCTGCTATAAATTACCTACTGCTAAAAAAAGAACATTAGCTCAAAGGCTAGCTGAAAAATATGATAATATCCTCAATGCTGTCAGAGCTAATCGTCCTATAGATAACAGGGTTTCGTATTTTCCTCTACCCGATATTTCGGAACTTGCTGTTGATTATATTCAGGGCTTTTTTACTCGTTTTGTGAAATATTTAGGGCCATTACGAGATGAGCCAAAACCAGTTTATTCTCTTACTGGTACAACTGATTCTAAGGATATAGGTTTTAGAGGTGAACATACAGCTGCTGTTTTGGATGTTAATCGAAATACAAAAGTAGAGTATATACCTAGTAATCAACTAAAATTTGGTAGCAATGAAACTATCACTAAGGCTGATTTTTTACCAATTGCAGTACTAGATTGGTTAAATTATATGGGAGTAGCTAGTGATGTCCAGACATTGGATAAAGGTAAGCTAGGTCATGAACTCAAAGTTGCTACTACAGGTTCTTTATTATTGCATGATCTTACTCATGTTGGAGTAGGTGTGAGTCAAGTTTTACCAATTTTAGTACAATCTTTGTTAGCAGAAAAAGGTTCTACTTTAATTTTTGAGCAACCAGAATTACATTTACATCCTCGTGTTCAAACACGTTTAGCAGACTTTTTTATATCAATGACAATGCTGAAAAAGCAATGTATTGTAGAAACCCATAGTGAATATTTAATAAATAGACTTCGCTATCAGGCTGCTGCTTCAGAAGGGGAAGAGATATCTAAAAACGTTCTTATATATTTTGTAGAAAAACAGAGTGGTGAATCTAAATATAGACCTGTAAAACTTAATAAATTTGGTGTACTTGAAGACTGGCCAAAAGGTTTCTTTGATGAAAATGAAGAAAATGCCAGAGCTATTATAAAAGCTGCTATGGAAAAAAGAAAAAACGAGTCAAGTAAACAGTAA
- a CDS encoding universal stress protein — protein sequence MFKKILVALDRSEIGQQVFQEALSLAKLTQASLMLVHVLSPEEEGSPYVPMMSNFDYYPGLSSQSFELYQKQWDNFKNLGIQMLQSFCAQANTAGVNTEFTQNVGNPGRIICDLAHSSGTDLIVMGRRGHSGLMELFLGSVSNYVLHHAPCSVHVVHLSAAVKKDEVVKETTSTLSVN from the coding sequence ATGTTTAAAAAGATTTTAGTTGCATTAGATCGCTCGGAAATAGGGCAACAGGTTTTTCAAGAAGCATTGAGTTTAGCAAAGTTAACACAAGCTAGCTTAATGTTAGTCCATGTCCTATCTCCAGAAGAAGAGGGTAGTCCTTATGTACCTATGATGTCTAATTTTGACTACTATCCAGGATTGAGTAGTCAAAGCTTTGAGTTATACCAAAAGCAGTGGGATAACTTTAAAAATTTGGGAATCCAGATGTTGCAATCTTTCTGTGCCCAAGCTAATACAGCAGGTGTAAATACAGAATTTACACAAAATGTTGGTAATCCTGGCAGGATTATTTGTGACTTAGCCCATAGTTCTGGCACTGACCTAATTGTTATGGGGCGGCGGGGTCATTCTGGGCTGATGGAACTATTTCTTGGTAGTGTGAGTAACTACGTTCTTCACCATGCTCCTTGTTCGGTTCATGTTGTGCATCTTTCAGCTGCTGTTAAAAAAGATGAAGTTGTCAAAGAAACTACAAGTACTTTAAGCGTTAACTAA
- a CDS encoding DOPA 4,5-dioxygenase family protein, whose amino-acid sequence MKEDTIEIAGFHAHVYFDAASRDVAARVREGLGARFEVQLGRWFDKPIGPHPKGMYQVAFLPNQFDKVVPWLMLNREGLDILVHPETGDAVSDHAVYSLWLGEQLDLNIEFLRQLSSTSSN is encoded by the coding sequence ATGAAAGAAGATACCATTGAGATCGCTGGTTTTCATGCTCATGTTTACTTCGATGCTGCGAGTCGGGATGTCGCTGCGCGTGTACGTGAAGGATTGGGCGCTAGATTTGAAGTGCAACTCGGACGCTGGTTTGACAAGCCTATTGGGCCCCACCCAAAAGGGATGTATCAAGTTGCTTTCTTACCGAATCAGTTTGATAAAGTCGTTCCTTGGTTAATGCTTAATCGTGAGGGATTAGATATTCTTGTCCACCCTGAGACAGGCGATGCTGTCTCAGACCACGCGGTTTATTCTCTCTGGTTAGGAGAACAGTTAGATTTGAATATTGAGTTTCTTCGACAACTTAGTTCGACTTCATCCAATTAA
- a CDS encoding Rieske 2Fe-2S domain-containing protein: MITSFSWTKQWYPITPVSYLEPSYPTPMTLLGKKLVIWRDKHQKWVAMDDSCPHKLAQLSLGSINENGNLMCRHHGWCFDGAGKCTNIPMLSDEKALKAACNSERSQVTTYPTQVLQGLLWIWADNSPTAFKDSTSKQPALMPESQLDSSLTDWFMSEVPVGYTVSVESSFDPSHAQFLHKGIAGFSPERAIPIQNFEVFGEISAEDGFTLEHSGYNIFNKDMDATRKFTPPCSNTTSYKYSNGKSALFQLYFVPTKSGYCKQIGKFIADSLPQKGNFWFELLPKYLQTGLKHSSSYKLSNQDLSMMHSQAVNESVVNKTWQKSYFMPSVADIGIVTFRKWLDEFAGGKPALQGVAEAPFQELSDEQLYDIWHRHTKHCPSCRQSLVMIDKVKSFCQTLTLGLTILALLLIVINLPINIVITPVLIGILSLICSYKLDSIRERFLSSIPKKGLPVVELYEN; this comes from the coding sequence ATGATAACTAGCTTCTCTTGGACTAAACAGTGGTATCCAATAACTCCCGTCAGCTACCTGGAACCCTCTTATCCGACCCCTATGACTTTGCTTGGAAAAAAGCTGGTAATCTGGAGAGACAAACATCAAAAGTGGGTAGCAATGGATGATAGTTGCCCCCATAAATTGGCGCAGTTATCTTTAGGAAGTATTAATGAAAATGGAAACCTAATGTGTCGCCATCATGGTTGGTGTTTCGATGGGGCAGGAAAATGTACAAATATTCCGATGTTGAGTGACGAAAAGGCTTTAAAAGCTGCTTGTAATAGTGAGCGATCGCAAGTAACAACATACCCAACTCAAGTACTACAAGGATTACTGTGGATCTGGGCAGATAATAGTCCTACTGCCTTTAAAGATAGTACTTCCAAGCAACCTGCCCTGATGCCAGAATCTCAACTTGATAGCTCGTTGACCGATTGGTTTATGTCAGAAGTTCCTGTTGGTTACACTGTCTCGGTTGAAAGTAGTTTTGATCCTTCTCACGCTCAATTTTTGCATAAAGGAATTGCTGGATTTTCTCCAGAAAGAGCAATACCTATACAAAATTTTGAAGTATTTGGAGAAATATCTGCTGAAGATGGTTTTACGTTAGAACATTCTGGTTACAATATTTTTAACAAAGATATGGATGCGACTAGGAAGTTCACTCCACCTTGTTCTAATACAACAAGCTATAAATATTCTAACGGTAAATCTGCTTTATTCCAGTTGTATTTTGTGCCTACCAAGTCAGGTTATTGTAAACAAATTGGTAAATTTATTGCTGATAGCCTTCCACAAAAAGGGAATTTTTGGTTTGAGCTTCTGCCAAAATATTTGCAAACTGGGTTAAAACATTCATCTAGCTATAAGTTGAGTAACCAAGATTTATCAATGATGCACTCTCAAGCTGTTAACGAATCTGTGGTGAATAAAACTTGGCAAAAGTCATATTTTATGCCTTCAGTAGCTGATATTGGCATTGTTACTTTTCGGAAATGGTTAGATGAATTTGCCGGTGGTAAACCTGCATTGCAGGGAGTAGCAGAAGCACCTTTTCAAGAATTAAGTGATGAGCAATTATACGATATCTGGCACAGACATACAAAGCATTGCCCTAGTTGTCGACAATCTCTAGTTATGATAGATAAAGTCAAAAGTTTTTGTCAAACTTTGACGCTAGGATTGACGATTTTAGCATTGTTACTAATCGTAATTAATCTACCTATAAACATAGTCATCACACCAGTTTTAATTGGCATACTAAGTTTAATTTGTAGTTATAAATTAGATTCAATTCGAGAACGCTTTCTCAGCAGTATTCCCAAAAAAGGTTTACCCGTAGTTGAATTATATGAAAATTAA
- a CDS encoding pirin family protein, giving the protein MAILQLIEPEVKDLGGFVARRSLPYLHRQMVGPFIFFDHVGPSVLPPNKGIDVRPHPHINLATVTYLFDGALMHRDSLGTVQEIQQGAVNWMTAGKGIVHSERSPDSDRQKETTIHGIQTWVALPVEYEEIDPSFTHYPAQTLPTWEENGAIIKLIAGVALGYTSPVKVFSPILYLDVILSANAQFTIPTGYSERAVYSVTEGLSINEQPLEPYRLAIVEPADEIRVSAAAPARCIVIGGEPLGTRYKWWNFVSSRPERIEQAKADWQDCRFANVSEETEFIPLPEVVTEANPF; this is encoded by the coding sequence ATGGCAATACTTCAACTGATTGAACCTGAAGTTAAAGATTTGGGTGGGTTTGTTGCCCGCCGCAGTTTGCCATATCTTCATCGTCAAATGGTTGGGCCGTTTATCTTCTTTGATCATGTTGGGCCGTCTGTTTTGCCACCCAACAAAGGTATCGATGTCCGACCACATCCTCATATCAATCTTGCCACCGTAACTTACCTATTTGATGGTGCTTTGATGCACCGCGATAGTTTAGGTACTGTGCAGGAAATTCAACAGGGTGCTGTAAACTGGATGACGGCGGGAAAAGGGATTGTACATTCGGAGCGATCGCCAGACAGCGATCGTCAAAAAGAAACTACCATTCATGGCATTCAAACCTGGGTCGCCTTGCCTGTAGAATACGAAGAAATCGATCCAAGCTTCACTCACTATCCTGCCCAAACCCTTCCTACCTGGGAAGAAAATGGCGCTATCATCAAACTCATTGCAGGAGTTGCACTTGGGTACACCTCACCAGTCAAAGTTTTCTCACCTATTCTCTATTTAGATGTAATACTGTCTGCCAATGCTCAGTTTACTATCCCCACTGGTTATTCAGAGAGGGCAGTATACAGCGTCACAGAAGGTTTGAGCATTAATGAGCAACCGCTAGAACCATATCGCCTTGCCATCGTAGAACCAGCAGATGAAATCAGGGTTTCTGCTGCTGCTCCTGCTCGGTGTATTGTTATTGGTGGTGAACCATTGGGTACACGCTACAAATGGTGGAATTTTGTTTCTAGCCGACCAGAGCGGATAGAGCAAGCAAAAGCCGATTGGCAAGATTGCCGCTTTGCTAACGTGTCAGAAGAAACAGAGTTTATTCCACTGCCAGAAGTGGTGACAGAGGCTAATCCCTTTTAG
- a CDS encoding methyltransferase: MSYLFVRSLLAGASCHRSLANRDRDKYRHPAETLKFFGLRPNMTVVELWTGSGWYTEILAPFLASKGQLIVTNSATSSKPTLAFQQKLAVNPEVFGKVKRIGNASLLLERAIA, encoded by the coding sequence ATGAGTTATTTGTTTGTGCGATCGCTTCTGGCGGGCGCTTCGTGCCATCGCTCCCTTGCAAATCGCGATCGCGACAAGTACCGCCATCCCGCCGAAACTCTAAAATTCTTTGGTTTACGCCCCAACATGACCGTGGTTGAATTATGGACAGGGAGTGGGTGGTATACCGAGATATTAGCCCCATTTCTAGCATCAAAGGGACAACTCATAGTTACTAACTCTGCCACTAGCAGTAAACCCACCTTGGCTTTTCAACAGAAGCTAGCAGTTAATCCAGAGGTTTTTGGTAAGGTCAAAAGGATAGGGAACGCGTCGTTACTATTGGAGAGAGCGATCGCATGA
- a CDS encoding DUF3011 domain-containing protein, producing the protein MRLPIIAITFLVASLTTGTILSVAAPASAQEIITCSSQNNRRNTCSINTRGRVRLVRQFSNASCRGNWGYGRNRIWVKNGCRAEFSVGGRRNGRYDINDRYDRDSRYDRDGR; encoded by the coding sequence ATGCGCCTTCCCATAATTGCTATCACCTTTCTGGTTGCCAGTCTTACTACAGGTACAATTTTGAGTGTTGCTGCTCCAGCTTCAGCTCAGGAAATAATAACTTGTTCAAGCCAGAATAATCGAAGGAATACTTGTTCGATAAATACAAGAGGCAGAGTGAGGCTTGTCAGGCAATTTTCTAACGCCAGTTGTAGAGGAAATTGGGGCTATGGAAGAAATCGTATTTGGGTGAAAAATGGTTGTCGAGCTGAGTTTTCAGTTGGCGGTCGTAGAAACGGCAGATATGACATAAACGACAGATATGACAGAGATAGCAGATATGACAGAGATGGCAGATAG
- a CDS encoding Hsp20/alpha crystallin family protein codes for MLFRYNSAQDFNTLESYINGLLGDTRVPSTQFEKGSVKVPAAELQETDDAIYLKLELPGLEAKDLDIQVTEDAVHISGERKSETQIQNNGTTKSEFYYGKFQRVIPLSARVQNTNVTADYKNGILNLTLPKSEREKNKVVKVNLEQTTA; via the coding sequence ATGTTATTTCGTTACAACTCTGCACAAGATTTCAACACTTTAGAAAGTTACATCAACGGCCTATTGGGAGATACTAGAGTCCCATCTACACAGTTTGAAAAAGGCTCTGTAAAAGTTCCGGCTGCTGAACTACAAGAAACTGATGATGCAATTTATCTGAAGCTAGAACTGCCAGGGCTGGAAGCTAAAGACCTAGATATTCAAGTTACAGAAGACGCTGTTCACATTAGCGGTGAACGCAAGTCTGAAACCCAAATCCAAAACAATGGCACTACCAAGAGTGAATTCTACTATGGTAAATTCCAACGTGTAATTCCTCTATCTGCTCGGGTTCAAAACACTAATGTCACCGCAGATTATAAAAACGGTATTTTGAATTTGACACTGCCCAAGTCCGAGCGAGAAAAGAACAAAGTTGTCAAGGTTAATCTAGAGCAAACTACTGCTTAA
- a CDS encoding TetR/AcrR family transcriptional regulator — protein sequence MPKTSGSQPETLSRLRAMTQKQEQILQGAMQVFLRDGYAGTSMDRVSAEAGVSKQTIYSHFQDKEGLFKALIERVTIASFQGIFCTEDLHGEPAILLREIAETYLTKVAENSEYLALFRLIITESQRFPELAKLYTQTVIQRGRLLLSQYLASHPELGISDPEATAQIFFGSLVSYVMVQEMLYGKEMMPLSRDRILDSLMSLVLAHTSKDH from the coding sequence ATGCCCAAAACCTCTGGTTCCCAACCTGAAACTTTATCTCGTTTAAGAGCCATGACTCAAAAACAGGAGCAAATTTTGCAAGGAGCCATGCAGGTATTCTTGAGGGATGGCTATGCTGGAACCAGTATGGATCGGGTAAGTGCGGAAGCCGGAGTATCTAAGCAGACAATATACAGTCACTTTCAAGATAAAGAAGGATTATTTAAGGCGTTGATCGAAAGAGTAACAATTGCTAGTTTTCAGGGGATTTTTTGTACAGAAGATCTGCATGGTGAGCCAGCAATTTTGTTGCGTGAAATTGCTGAAACCTATTTAACAAAAGTTGCCGAGAATTCTGAATACTTAGCATTATTCCGCTTGATTATCACCGAGTCGCAACGCTTTCCAGAATTGGCAAAATTATATACTCAAACCGTAATTCAACGGGGACGGCTATTACTGAGCCAGTATTTAGCTTCTCACCCAGAATTAGGCATTAGTGACCCAGAAGCAACAGCGCAAATCTTTTTTGGCTCACTGGTATCCTATGTGATGGTGCAGGAAATGCTATATGGCAAAGAAATGATGCCATTATCACGCGATCGCATTTTAGATAGTTTAATGAGTTTGGTACTCGCCCATACAAGCAAAGATCACTAA